A part of Denitratisoma oestradiolicum genomic DNA contains:
- a CDS encoding RrF2 family transcriptional regulator translates to MRLTTFSDYTLRVLMYLALDLDHLATIPEIAAAYGISENHLMKVVHQLAKSGVVESIRGKGGGIRLARPPEEIRLGQVVRTSEGNAPIVECLAGAENTCHITPACRLTGILVQAFNALYDSLDQYTLADLVKNRKTLAPLMFSRLDR, encoded by the coding sequence ATGCGCCTGACCACATTTTCCGACTACACGCTACGGGTGCTGATGTACCTGGCCCTGGATCTGGACCACCTAGCCACCATCCCCGAGATTGCGGCGGCCTACGGTATTTCGGAAAACCACCTGATGAAGGTGGTGCATCAATTGGCCAAAAGCGGCGTGGTGGAGTCGATCCGCGGCAAGGGTGGCGGCATCCGCCTGGCACGGCCCCCCGAGGAAATCCGCCTGGGCCAGGTGGTGCGGACCAGCGAGGGCAACGCCCCCATCGTGGAATGCCTCGCCGGCGCGGAAAATACCTGTCACATCACCCCGGCCTGCCGCCTCACCGGCATTCTGGTGCAGGCTTTCAATGCCCTCTACGATTCCCTGGACCAATACACCCTGGCGGATCTGGTGAAGAACCGGAAGACCCTGGCGCCATTGATGTTCAGTCGGCTGGACCGCTGA
- a CDS encoding metal-sulfur cluster assembly factor has protein sequence MTIEIEGASLPDPDALRDALREVVDPEVGMNIVDMGLIYSIDLTPDELRLEMTMTSPACPMGEMILEEVEDRLRRLLPDGFPLQVDLVWEPPWEPARMSDEARQHFGW, from the coding sequence ATGACCATAGAAATAGAAGGGGCTTCCCTTCCCGATCCCGATGCCCTGCGCGATGCCCTGCGGGAGGTGGTGGACCCAGAGGTGGGCATGAACATCGTGGACATGGGCCTGATCTATAGCATCGACCTGACGCCAGACGAGCTGCGGCTGGAGATGACCATGACCTCCCCGGCCTGTCCCATGGGTGAAATGATCCTGGAGGAGGTCGAAGACCGGCTGCGGCGCCTGCTGCCGGACGGCTTTCCGCTCCAGGTGGACCTGGTCTGGGAGCCCCCCTGGGAACCGGCCCGGATGAGCGACGAGGCCCGCCAGCATTTCGGCTGGTAA